A single genomic interval of Brevibacillus brevis harbors:
- a CDS encoding arsenic transporter, with protein sequence MVWISFILFLITLTLVIWQPRGLSIGYPAVGGALLALAIGVVTFGDVAEVTSIVWNATLALIGIIIISLVLDEIGFFEWAALHMARFAKGNGRLMFVYVILLGSLVSALFTNDGAALILTPIVLAQVRALKLDAKTVLAFVMASGFIADTSSLPFVISNLVNIVSADYFDIGFAAYAAKMIIPTLFSIGGSLLVLYLYFRKSIPARVDLSHLKNPSEAIRDHRMFRLAWPILAVLLIGFFVSESIHTPVSIIIAGAAIIFCLAARKSEAIAMRRIMKEAPWVVVVFSIGMYVVVWGLHNARLTDLVKDTLDWFMAHGLLATTLGTGFLAAVLSSVMNNLPTVMFNALAIAGTQADGVLREAMIYANVIGSDLGPKMTPIGSLATLLWLHVLGRKDVTITWGQYFRTGVVLTVPTLTFTLLGLYLTLVYFS encoded by the coding sequence GTTGACTTTGGTTATCTGGCAACCGCGGGGGCTGTCAATTGGTTATCCGGCTGTCGGTGGAGCACTGTTGGCCTTGGCGATCGGGGTAGTCACGTTCGGTGATGTCGCAGAGGTAACCTCTATTGTTTGGAATGCGACGCTAGCATTAATCGGGATTATTATTATCTCGCTCGTATTGGACGAAATCGGTTTTTTTGAATGGGCTGCGCTCCATATGGCTCGTTTTGCCAAAGGGAATGGGCGGCTTATGTTCGTTTATGTCATCCTGCTTGGTTCACTCGTATCTGCCTTGTTTACGAATGATGGGGCGGCCCTGATTTTGACACCGATTGTGTTGGCACAGGTGCGGGCATTAAAGCTGGATGCAAAAACGGTTTTGGCATTTGTCATGGCGAGCGGGTTTATTGCAGATACGAGTTCTTTGCCCTTTGTGATTAGTAATCTAGTGAATATTGTTTCCGCTGACTATTTTGATATTGGCTTTGCTGCGTATGCAGCCAAAATGATCATTCCGACTTTGTTTTCGATTGGTGGAAGTCTGCTGGTTTTGTACCTGTATTTTCGCAAAAGCATTCCGGCGCGGGTTGACCTTTCTCATCTGAAAAATCCGAGTGAAGCGATTCGCGACCATAGAATGTTTCGTCTGGCGTGGCCAATTCTTGCGGTTTTGTTGATTGGCTTTTTTGTTAGCGAGTCCATCCATACGCCTGTTTCAATCATCATTGCAGGGGCAGCTATCATTTTTTGCCTGGCTGCAAGAAAAAGTGAAGCGATCGCCATGCGGCGGATTATGAAAGAAGCGCCGTGGGTAGTCGTTGTTTTTTCGATTGGCATGTATGTCGTGGTGTGGGGACTGCACAACGCGAGATTGACTGACTTGGTCAAGGACACCCTGGATTGGTTCATGGCACATGGTTTATTGGCAACGACCTTGGGAACAGGCTTTTTGGCTGCTGTTCTTTCCTCTGTCATGAACAACCTTCCGACAGTGATGTTCAACGCGCTGGCGATTGCCGGGACACAGGCAGACGGAGTTTTGCGGGAAGCGATGATTTACGCGAATGTGATCGGGAGCGATCTGGGACCGAAAATGACGCCGATCGGATCACTTGCGACCTTGCTCTGGCTACATGTCTTGGGACGCAAAGACGTGACGATTACGTGGGGGCAGTATTTTCGGACGGGTGTTGTTTTGACCGTACCGACATTGACGTTCACCTTGCTCGGTTTGTATCTGACGTTGGTCTATTTTTCATAG
- a CDS encoding gluconate 2-dehydrogenase subunit 3 family protein — protein sequence MEKPKRYPSYDVWDQHTEWDAHTRKVVGARKMPAIANQFFTKPESLLLQTVVGVLVNDHRLEVLTFVVEHLDNTTASNIGESQRKVGVPPKKELYRSGLKGIDAESHAAYGTDFVALKLDQQEAVLQHVANGGIQNQEAWTDLAPVDFFKRLLHDTVSAYYSHPLVWSDIGYGGPAYPRGYVRVEKGLTDPWEAKANDES from the coding sequence ATGGAGAAGCCTAAACGTTACCCATCCTATGATGTTTGGGATCAGCATACAGAGTGGGATGCTCACACCAGGAAAGTAGTAGGGGCCAGAAAAATGCCCGCGATTGCCAATCAATTTTTTACGAAGCCTGAATCATTGCTCTTGCAGACAGTCGTAGGGGTATTGGTCAATGATCACCGCTTAGAGGTGCTGACCTTTGTGGTGGAGCATCTGGATAATACGACGGCTAGTAATATCGGCGAGTCGCAACGAAAGGTCGGAGTTCCACCAAAAAAAGAGCTCTACCGCTCGGGCTTGAAAGGGATTGATGCGGAGAGTCATGCGGCTTATGGAACTGATTTTGTTGCGTTGAAGCTTGACCAGCAGGAAGCCGTTCTTCAACACGTCGCGAATGGGGGCATCCAAAACCAGGAGGCGTGGACAGACCTCGCTCCCGTAGATTTTTTCAAGCGGCTGCTGCATGACACAGTCAGTGCGTACTACTCACATCCGTTGGTTTGGTCGGATATCGGCTACGGAGGTCCCGCTTATCCGCGCGGCTATGTCCGGGTGGAAAAAGGATTGACGGACCCATGGGAGGCGAAAGCAAATGACGAGTCATGA
- a CDS encoding GMC family oxidoreductase, which translates to MTSHDHRTITHRPTPVDQRKYADDADVCIVGAGAAGGVLAYELAKAGLRVVVLEAGPFWDPQHDFASDELSMRRLAWQETRLVAGNDPLRLGHNNSGRGIGGGTVHFTGVFLRFHESDFKTKTVDGVGEDWPITYQDLAPYYDKIEREIAVSGPNHFPWGSFQGPYPYPVREPISANAQLFREGCEKLGIESVVAPLAILSGPFDGRPPCINRGFCNQGCMPNAKYSGLIHHIPKAIAEGAEVLSDCMVTEILMAGDRVSGVLFNHNGLTHRQMARVVILAGFVVETPRLLLSSANAQFPQGLANSSGWVGKAIMPHSSHDVYGRLPEEVRLYKGTPVLALTQHFYETDRERGFARGYTLSAHGSRPVGMAAAIAAEREDGSYLWGKQLRETMLDYNMYARITLVGEVLPHPDNRVTLSGEKDEYGMPIPTVTFSYQENDKQLYKHAIGQMNRIVEAMGGQPEHVVSDTAHLMGGCRMGNDRETSVVNEFGQSHDIPNLFIAGASTFVTSSGSNPTNTVMALAARTADKIVEAMKKQDV; encoded by the coding sequence ATGACGAGTCATGACCATCGTACGATTACTCATCGCCCCACTCCTGTGGATCAAAGAAAATACGCCGATGACGCAGATGTATGCATTGTCGGTGCTGGAGCGGCAGGGGGCGTGCTGGCTTATGAGCTGGCAAAGGCCGGGTTGCGTGTAGTCGTCTTGGAAGCAGGACCGTTTTGGGACCCGCAACACGATTTTGCCAGTGATGAGCTGTCGATGCGGAGATTGGCCTGGCAGGAAACGAGGCTGGTAGCAGGCAATGACCCGCTGCGTTTGGGACATAACAACTCAGGGCGGGGAATTGGGGGAGGCACCGTACATTTTACGGGGGTATTCCTGCGTTTCCACGAAAGTGATTTCAAGACAAAAACCGTAGACGGCGTAGGGGAAGACTGGCCAATTACGTATCAGGATCTTGCCCCGTACTACGACAAGATTGAACGGGAGATTGCGGTTTCCGGTCCGAATCATTTTCCGTGGGGTTCCTTTCAAGGCCCATATCCGTACCCTGTTCGAGAGCCAATCAGTGCCAATGCCCAACTGTTCCGGGAAGGATGCGAGAAGCTGGGGATCGAGAGTGTGGTTGCCCCTCTGGCGATTTTATCGGGTCCTTTTGATGGACGTCCCCCCTGTATCAATCGTGGCTTTTGCAATCAAGGGTGCATGCCGAATGCGAAGTACAGCGGGTTGATTCATCATATCCCCAAGGCGATAGCGGAGGGGGCAGAGGTGCTGTCCGACTGCATGGTGACGGAAATTTTGATGGCTGGCGACCGGGTCAGTGGCGTGTTGTTCAACCATAATGGTTTGACACACAGGCAAATGGCTCGTGTGGTCATTCTGGCCGGGTTTGTGGTGGAGACTCCCAGATTGCTGCTCAGTTCGGCGAATGCTCAGTTTCCACAAGGGCTGGCGAATTCGAGTGGATGGGTAGGAAAAGCAATTATGCCCCACTCTAGTCATGATGTATACGGACGACTACCGGAGGAAGTGCGATTGTATAAAGGAACACCTGTCCTTGCCTTGACCCAGCATTTTTACGAGACGGACCGGGAACGAGGATTTGCCCGTGGATATACGTTGAGTGCACACGGGTCACGTCCGGTCGGGATGGCGGCTGCTATTGCTGCCGAGAGGGAAGATGGCTCGTATTTATGGGGAAAACAGCTTCGAGAGACCATGCTGGATTACAATATGTATGCGCGGATCACCTTGGTCGGGGAAGTACTGCCTCATCCTGATAACAGAGTGACGCTCTCTGGGGAAAAAGATGAATATGGTATGCCAATCCCTACGGTAACGTTCAGCTATCAGGAGAACGACAAACAACTGTACAAGCATGCTATTGGACAAATGAACCGGATTGTAGAAGCGATGGGGGGGCAGCCGGAGCATGTGGTATCTGATACCGCTCATCTCATGGGGGGATGCCGAATGGGGAATGACAGGGAAACCTCCGTTGTGAATGAATTTGGGCAGTCACATGACATACCCAATCTTTTCATAGCGGGTGCTTCTACGTTCGTTACCTCGAGTGGCAGCAACCCGACAAATACAGTCATGGCGCTGGCTGCACGCACTGCAGACAAGATCGTTGAGGCGATGAAAAAGCAAGATGTATAA
- a CDS encoding ArsR/SmtB family transcription factor, giving the protein MEMDLMQVLFLSETYKLLGDKTRLTIMALLQVQSLCVRDLVEILQTSQPSVSQHLAKLKTHGLVKERRKGPWVYYSVNTECGPEVKQILSNLPDMSPIVKQKSVASEPSFG; this is encoded by the coding sequence ATGGAAATGGATTTGATGCAGGTTCTGTTTTTGTCAGAGACTTATAAGCTACTTGGTGACAAGACGCGCTTGACGATCATGGCTCTCCTGCAAGTACAGTCCTTATGTGTCCGTGATCTCGTGGAAATTTTGCAAACTTCCCAGCCTTCTGTTTCCCAGCACTTGGCTAAGCTAAAAACTCATGGTTTGGTCAAAGAGCGTCGGAAGGGACCGTGGGTATATTACTCCGTTAATACAGAATGCGGTCCTGAGGTTAAGCAAATTTTGTCTAACTTGCCGGATATGTCGCCAATCGTCAAACAAAAATCAGTTGCAAGTGAACCTTCATTTGGCTGA
- a CDS encoding glutaredoxin family protein — MAYKVIIYTQVTCGPCQEEKMWLTSNNIAFEDRDIRQNEAYFQEAIQLGASMTPVTYIEKENGEQIVIHGFNKEELKKALDLN; from the coding sequence ATGGCTTACAAGGTTATTATCTATACGCAAGTCACTTGCGGTCCTTGTCAGGAAGAAAAAATGTGGCTGACTTCAAACAACATTGCTTTCGAAGACAGAGACATTCGTCAAAACGAGGCTTATTTTCAGGAAGCCATTCAATTAGGCGCCAGCATGACACCTGTAACCTACATTGAAAAGGAAAACGGCGAGCAAATTGTCATCCATGGATTTAACAAGGAAGAACTAAAAAAAGCGTTGGATCTCAATTGA
- a CDS encoding gamma-type small acid-soluble spore protein, with product MPKQNRGMGQANQASQAANTATEFASETNAAEVRRQNQQSAQRAASQGAATEFASETNVAEVRRQNQQSAAQQSSGQATE from the coding sequence ATGCCTAAACAAAACAGAGGTATGGGCCAAGCGAACCAAGCTAGCCAAGCAGCAAACACTGCGACTGAATTCGCAAGTGAAACAAACGCAGCAGAGGTTCGTCGTCAGAACCAACAATCCGCACAACGCGCTGCTTCCCAAGGCGCTGCGACTGAGTTCGCAAGTGAGACAAATGTTGCGGAAGTTCGTCGTCAAAACCAACAATCGGCTGCACAACAATCTTCTGGCCAAGCTACTGAGTAG
- the acpS gene encoding holo-ACP synthase, producing MIIGTGIDIVEIERIATLIKRQERAIKHFLTTEEQQLLNGKSETRQAEMVAGRFAAKEAGAKALGTGIGAVLSFLDMEILPNDSGKPIMTIKHEVYSKLDLDPARVHIHVSISHSQTHAIAQVIVEER from the coding sequence ATGATCATTGGAACAGGCATAGACATTGTGGAAATAGAGCGCATTGCTACTTTGATAAAAAGACAAGAGCGTGCGATCAAACACTTTTTGACCACAGAGGAACAACAGCTCCTGAATGGAAAGTCAGAGACGAGACAGGCGGAAATGGTTGCAGGCAGATTTGCTGCCAAGGAAGCAGGTGCAAAGGCTCTTGGCACAGGCATTGGTGCTGTACTCAGCTTTTTGGATATGGAAATTCTCCCGAATGATTCGGGCAAGCCAATCATGACCATAAAGCACGAGGTGTACAGCAAACTCGATCTGGACCCTGCTCGCGTTCATATTCATGTGAGTATTTCGCATAGCCAGACGCATGCGATTGCGCAAGTCATTGTAGAAGAACGATAG